The genome window CATCATCGAAGCCTGCCATCGCAATCTGATATCTGCGGAGTAACACAACCAGTCCCACGCAAAAAAGAACCGTCCCCTTCTTATATGTAGCAAAAATTTCTTTCAACTGCCCGGCTCTCATTTGCATTTCCAAAAACATCCCCATCATAACACACCTGGTAAACAAAAAGATGCCCACCTTATACCCATTCATTCCAAAGAACACATTCTCAAAAAAATTTACTTTTACTTCCATAACGACAAATACTGCCAGAAAATCTACCAGGGCAATCAAAGTGAACCAGATGATCAGCAGACTCAGTGCCATCAATTTCTTCTTAGGAAACAACAAAAGCAACGGAATGCCTGTCAGAATCACTTGTAAAACAAAAAGGTTCGATGAAAATAATGCTATCTCTCTATTTATCCCCGCCAAAATCCCCATCACCACAGCGAGTACGTTCATCAGTACTTTTCCTGCCCGTGTGATTTCCTCGTCATTCACCCAGCATACAGTCAAAAAACGGTATCCCAGATACATCTCACCGATACTCAGCGCCACAACTATGATTCTCATTCCTACTTCTGTCATAACTTACTCCTGTTTTGATGAATCTCCTTTTTTATCTTAGGCAATAGCCGTCTGCTGACCGGAAGTACCGTTCCGTCAACCATCACAATGTTATTATCCACGATTCTCTGCATATGGCTGGCGTTGATAATGTAGCCACGCTCAATCTTCATAAAGGGAAATCCTTCCGCTTCCTGCCACACTGCATCCAGGCTTTCCCGCTTCCGGTATTTTCCGCTCCTTGTAGTAAATTCTACATATTTCCCGTCCTTTTTGATGTACATGACATCCGCACGAGGCACCCGCGTCATCTCTCCTACTCTCTCAAGATACCAGTACTTTTCCCTTCTGTCTACCATCCGATTCCCCAGCTTGTTCAGATAAAAAGGCAGCCGCACCTCCATCTGCTCCTTCATCACATACTGGTACGCTTCCACCTCGTATCCCTCCAGCGCATAACAATCATAAGCAGTCAGATAGATGAGCGGAATCTGTGCATCTCTCGCCCGCAGCCACTTTCCCAACTCTATCCCGTTCATACTGGGAAGGCCGATATCTGCAACAAGGATATGATACTCTTCCCCTGCCTCCAACGCGGCAATAAGCGGCTCTGCTCGGGAAAATGTAAGAACCTCCATTTCTTCTTTACATTCCCAGCCAGCCTTTATAATCTCCACTTCTCTTTTCAACAATTCTTCATTATCTTCTACCAGTGCAATTCGTATCATTCTTTATCCCATCCTTTTTTCGATAAAACATCCCCATTTTTGACTGATTCTACCATATTCTCTTCTATTTTTCATCCTTCTGTCCGCAAACAGTAGTAAATCTGTCCCTAAACGGTCATTTTTCACTGTAAACTTACGAATCAAAATAAGTTCCACCGGACACACGGCGACAGAAAAAGGACTGCTCCTGCAGCCCCTTCTTGCACTATATTTTTCATTTCCCAACGCAAAGAGATTCCTACATTATCGGAAAACGGTCATCATTTTCATGATCAGATTATGTTCATAGAGAAACCTAAGAAAATCGCTTTCCTCCACCAATTTCATCAACATCTTTCCTACCGGTGTGATATATAAAAGTGTGATGATCACAAAACAAAAGTCAATAATGATCAGCGAAATCGAACCGCCCACCAGAATTCCCGCCAGACGATTGAGTATTCCCAGCACAGGAAGCTCCGCCACAAAATCGAGCGCGAACACAACAGCCCGAACAATAATCGTGACAATCACAAATGTCACCAGGAACGAGATAATATCAATAAGCAGCTTTGCCATATATTTCCCGATATAATCCAGGAAAGTTGATGCGCCAAGACTCTGATACACTTCACTGTTATTATTGGAAAGGAGCAAATCCTTGAACACCTTCGGCAGATCCGCCATCTCAATCGCCTCAATCTGAAGCTGCCGCGGAATCTCCGCATCCAAAAGGGATTCTTTTACCTCCTCCTTGTTATGACCGGCCAGGACCCCTGCCGAAATGCCATGCTTTGCCAGGTCCTTACCGGAAACCTTGCCATTTACGATATCTTCCACTGTTATTCCTGCTGCCGCCAGCTCTTCCTCTGACACTCCGGCCCCTGCCAGCATGGAACGCACCTGTTCCTCCGTGAATCCGATCCGCTTCGGTTTATCAGGATCCAACGCCTTGGAAATCACTTTCAGGCATTGCTCCTCGATCATCTCATCTACGGGCGTAAATGAGATGATTGCTTTGCTGATATAGGGCGTGGCCACAAACACCACGACCACCGTCAGGACCGTCGCCACAAGAGATACCGCGATCCGGATCGCACCTCTCGCGAATCCGATCACCGCACCGATCGCCAGAATTCCAATTACACTCATCAATAACCAGTTCATACTCTCTCCTATTTTACAAACCGGATCTCGTCCATCCCGCTTGCACTCATCACTAAGTATTTATTTATTCCTGACAGTGGGATCATTTCCAGAATATCTGTTTCCAGCTCTCCTTCAAACTTCCGGACGCCCCAACTGGAGAATACCAAACATTGTTTTCCATCAAACATGATTACATTTTCACGGGAAATCTTGATATGGTTATAATCTCCGGTAAAATTCTTTGACAGCTTCTGTTCTCCCGACATGCTGTAAAGCCGCAGCTCATATCCCTCTTCTCCCTCGCCATGCAGTACAAATCCCAGGTAACGTTCATCGTGGAATACGCTCCGGATCTCCTTGCCAAGTTCCACCGTTTTCGTAAGCTTAGGTTTATCCTCGCCGCTGTAGATCATAAACGACGTATCGCCTACCAGAACAGATTTCCTGGAATTCAGGA of Roseburia hominis contains these proteins:
- a CDS encoding LytTR family DNA-binding domain-containing protein, with amino-acid sequence MIRIALVEDNEELLKREVEIIKAGWECKEEMEVLTFSRAEPLIAALEAGEEYHILVADIGLPSMNGIELGKWLRARDAQIPLIYLTAYDCYALEGYEVEAYQYVMKEQMEVRLPFYLNKLGNRMVDRREKYWYLERVGEMTRVPRADVMYIKKDGKYVEFTTRSGKYRKRESLDAVWQEAEGFPFMKIERGYIINASHMQRIVDNNIVMVDGTVLPVSRRLLPKIKKEIHQNRSKL
- a CDS encoding CvpA family protein, which produces MNWLLMSVIGILAIGAVIGFARGAIRIAVSLVATVLTVVVVFVATPYISKAIISFTPVDEMIEEQCLKVISKALDPDKPKRIGFTEEQVRSMLAGAGVSEEELAAAGITVEDIVNGKVSGKDLAKHGISAGVLAGHNKEEVKESLLDAEIPRQLQIEAIEMADLPKVFKDLLLSNNNSEVYQSLGASTFLDYIGKYMAKLLIDIISFLVTFVIVTIIVRAVVFALDFVAELPVLGILNRLAGILVGGSISLIIIDFCFVIITLLYITPVGKMLMKLVEESDFLRFLYEHNLIMKMMTVFR